The following nucleotide sequence is from Apodemus sylvaticus chromosome 2, mApoSyl1.1, whole genome shotgun sequence.
GTCAGCAGCATGACTGAAGAACAGGACTGTCCTGAAGTTTactgcttttttcaagacagcagGGTTCAAGGGAGGGTTCCCAATACTTTCCCAGGTAATACTGTGCATGTTGAGGATTAGGTATTTTAGTAAATTGTTCATGGTCTGTagtcataaaaataaaccttcccAGCAGGAAAACTGTTTCCtgaagttttatatttataaatgctTTTAATTTGCAGTACTTTACAATTTCCATTAGTTCCAGAACTCAAACAGTATTTTGTTTGCTCCCTGTCTCTTAGAGATTAgttgagttctaggatagctgtgtgtgtgtggggggggggggaagccataATCATTAAATTTTACCTCATGATTCTAAATCATTTGTTCTTCAGAATTCTTACCAAAATGAGGGACAAAGCTGCAGCGAGAATACTTTTCCAAATCtgtgaaaccatgtctcaaaaacaaacaaacaaacaaaacaaaacaaaacaaaaaaagagaaaagaaagcagagaccTTTCCATGATATCAACACACATTTAAGATGGTTTACAGAAGTCATTCTAGAACTTTCTTCCCCAAAACTGCAACCTGAGGTTTCCATACGCCTTGACTTAGTATATATAACCTATCGAATGCTTAGGAACATTAAATAGATTATGAGAGTCAGCTGTTAGGTAGTACAGCCAGGATTTTGAGGACGTTGGCTCCAGGATGACCTCCTTGATGGTGACAATGTATTTCTCAGATCTGAAGGGGTTTATGGGAGACCCCAGCTCCTGGTTAGCTCAGTATTGTGCTAGGCAATAAAGATGCACTTAGACAGAAGTAAACAGGGTTGGTTTTTCTTTGGGTGTGTTTAATATTTTGTATCTTGggacaggattctctgtagctcaggctaggtGGGAATTCTGTAGCTAATGACCACCGTGACCCTCCTCTCCACACCTCCTTTATACTAAGATCACAGTCAGGTTCCACTACACTTAATTCTGTGAAGGTTATTTCAATGAAATCAAATCGCAATTAGACTAAAGAGAAGGTATTTTCATTAAATGGATACAAAACAATCTACACGATATTTAATCAGCGTTTCACATTACTTAGAAATGTAAATTGAAGTACGGGAGTGAACCTGTGGGGGAAAACACCTTATTTTGTTTCAAATGCCAAGGGCCTACAATTTGAATATATAAGAAGAGTTTGAGGCCTTCTTCTTCCAGTGTCTGAGCCTAAGAGTAATCTAAAGTGTTGAAGGAGCACCAGGTGACGACctcaggcaggcagaggcagtgtCCCACTGTGGGATCCAGTGGTTCttctctggcacacacacacagctcttggAGTAATGTTAATGTCCAATCAGATTCATCCATGCTATCCACAAGGACTGCATTCTTGCCTTGTCTGTGACTGTGACCGTGAGGCCCTGAGAAGGAAGGGACTGTCCCCAGGAGCACCAGCAGTGTCCAGAGACCAGCCTCATGTGGTATAGGTAGGACaggtcaaagaaccagcttttgtcccaggctggtggttgcacacaactttaatcccagaggcaggtagatctctgcgttcaaggccagcctggtctacatagtgacttccagggcagcctgggctacacaaactCTCCAGGTGGGTGTGTAAAGGAGAAGGTGATTTGCCTCATTCCAGGTGGGCAGAATTCAGCCAAGGAGCTCTGGTGGGGCTGGAATCGCTGCGGCACCCACAGACCCTGGAGTCAGTTAATTACCTATTTGGCTGTCCCCACTGGATACACTGGAGACTCTAATTTGCACGAGTATAGTATGAGAGGACAGAGGTGCTCTCCTCGGATTGTTTCCTAGCCCAGGCTCAATTCAAGTCCtccatcctcctgcatcagctggGTTTACAGGCACTGAACACCATACTATGCTTACTgctgtgttttattaaaaaaaaaaacgaagcCAGGGATGTTTGGGGGAGAAGCGTTACGGTGCACGCAGGGGGTGGACGGGGTGCgtctgcaggcccatgctgaggcccATGGTACCCCGAGGTACCAGCCACAGGACGGTACGGTATGGtacagagtttatttagggcatggggaggggagctgaggaggtagtagagacagagaaaggcagtgggggtgggggtggggagagaggccGGCCATGAACACGTGGACAGAGGGGTagggaatgggagagaagggATAGAGGGGTAAGAAGTTGAGAGAGCAAAGAAGAGTGAAGGGGGCGGGCgagcagctccttttatagtgagtcagacaCACccggctattgccaggtaactgtggggcggagcataAAAGAAACGCCAACCCTAACCataatttgtattttttgagataaggtctcacttcCTAGCTTGGTCTATaactcacaatgtagcccaggctggctttgtatTTCTAATTCTCTTTTTCAGCTTtctccaagagctgggattactgACTTGAACCACGTATGGCTTTGCttttcccctgccctccctccgtACCTTCCTTTTATTAGGCTGGTGTGGATCTTGGAACAGCTACAGCTGACCTTAGGTTTCAGGCAATCCTGCCTCGGCtaccctagtgctgggattacagaggcaAACCACCCGGCTAACTCCACATGCTGGCAGCCAATTCCAACAGGATTAAGTATGCCTGTGAAGTATGTAAATTAGGACTAGAAATCTGCGCTTTTGATTGGGAGGCATATGAAAGGGCGGGGGCTCTGCTTGCATGAGCTGATTGGGAGTGGCACCTGTCTGTCACGGGCGCAGCGGCTGCAGTTTGGCGAGGCACTTCCGGGGTGGCACGCGGCATCCCGGAACTGTGCGAGCCGGTGTTGGAGTTCCAGGCGCGGGGTCTAGCATGTCCGGGCGAGGCAAACAGGGGGGTAAAGTGCGCGCCAAGGCCAAGTCGCGATCGTCGCGCGCGGGCCTGCAGTTCCCCGTGGGCCGCGTTCACCGGCTGCTGCGGAAGGGTAACTACGCGGAGCGCGTGGGCGCGGGAGCGCCCGTGTACCTGGCGGCGGTGCTGGAGTACTTGACAGCCGAGATCCTGGAGCTGGCGGGCAACGCGGCGAGAGACAACAAGAAGACGCGCATCATCCCTCGCCACCTGCAGCTGGCCATCCGCAACGACGAGGAGCTCAACAAGCTGCTGGGCCGTGTGACCATCGCGCAGGGCGGCGTCCTGCCCAACATCCAGGCTGTGCTGCTGCCCAAGAAGACGGAGAGCCAGAAGGTGAAGAACAAGTGAACCGGACGGGTGCAGAGCCCGCCACAGCCCGCAGCCAATAAAGTTGGTGAAAAGCGTGTAATTCGGAGAGCTGTGTAGTCACGGGACCGACGGGGCGCTGGGTGGGGACGAGTCCCAAACTTGAGCGGGACACAGGACACCCATGTGGCCTTGTGCGAGCTGGAGGAACCCAGCGGTGGGTTGGGAGATCCCCCTAGCATCACCGGCCGGAGAAGCGGAGCTAGTGCAGGGGACTACTCTAGAAACTCCCCAGACCTTCTCAGGGAAAAGCGGTAGGGGAGGTATTTCGAGCTGTGAGCAAGAATGGTTGAGCTGTTTGGAATACATGAACTTAGGATCCTTGGTGGGTGCTAGTTGTTTAAGGTAGTATTTTAAGGCAATAGATGTTACGTCTTCGTGATCTGAAGGCCAGCCATCTTCACCTTGCACACTTGTGTTCACTATTCTTTATTATGAAGTAACTTGTGCAATATGGAAGTGAGTCATGAACTTTGCTCTCCGGATGGTGTTGCATAACAGCGGTGCCCTCGGTCTCAAGTAGTGTCTGTTTAGCAGCTCTTAAAACGATTTTCTCTTGTTGCTTACGGTGGTGCAACCCCCTCCCATCCCTGCATTTGGGGAGTAGAACGCCATTCATGGGTACGTAGCGCGTTTGAGGCCATTCCTGAACTACATTAGACCGTGTCTCAAAATATACTTATATTTCCCCTCGAGTTTTAGCTTCAGAACAGTCTACTCTCCAGCATTGATTCTGGAAATCAGCCTGATTTTACTTAAAACCAAACCCGATTTTTAGGCACGACTGTTAAACTTAGCTGGAATCTGGTTTCTTGTTTTCCCATAACTGTTGAGTTGTGTGATGGCACCGTAAGGGAAGGGTCACGTGAATTAACTTGGCGAGAGGAACATCAGGGCCCTAGTAATGGCGATTTTTCCCTTGGCTGTTACATTTCATGCTAAGTGACCATCATTCTGCCCAAAGGATTCACAAAACTTCCCAGGGTAGGTTTCACTCTAGGTTCATTTTTTCCCCCGCTGGGAGTCAGAGTGTTGAAGTCTTCCTCTTCATTTGCAGTATTTTCCCTCGACATTTATTTCATTCCCAGTATCTGTTATGATCTTGACGCCACGTGCTAGTATCTGGGAGGGCACAGCTGTGAATGAGGTCACCTAGCTCCCACTGTCCTGaaacccacattttttttttcatggtttccGAAGACAGCAAAAAggacaaataaataatatattaacaaATCTGTGTCTTGAGAGTGTTTGGTTTTCTACTGTTTGTTGTAGTGACATCTTGAAAGATGTACAAAGGTTTGTTGCACCTCTAAGAAAGAGGCAGGTTGCTCCCTCTGACACCTGAGGAGAACAGACCCCAGTGGCGGTATGGGCAGTTTCAGGAGGTAAACTGTTCCTAATACAGTTGTTGGGGGACCAAGTTGTTTTAGTACCATGTATTAGCATTAGGTGCTTACATTGAGAAGTTCCATCCACAATGGACTGAGTGTTTGCCTCTGTGACTTAAGCATAAGTAAACATGAGGGGTAAGCATGAGGGGTGAACATGAGGGGTAAACATGAAGGGTGAGATGTGAGCGAAGAATTGGCTCACCCTGTGGGGCTCTTTTGACAGGATCACAAATGTGACCATCGTAGTGTTGCTTGGTGAACCAGTGAATTAAATTGGGGTTCCTTAAAAAAGCATACAGCGCcaggtggcggcggcggcggtggcgcatgcctttaatcccagcacttgggaggcagaggcaggcggatttctgagttcgaggccagcctggtctacaaagtgagttccaggacagccagggctacacagagaaaccctgtcttgaaaaaaaaaaaaaacaaaacaaactgtacAGCAACACTGGTGGCTGTACCATTGGAGAAAAAAATAGCTGTAGatcctggggaggagggagagtggaaGGGACCTTGTGAGTCCCTTCCTCAGGGACCATAAATCATGGGGTGACCATGACAAGGCAGGTCCTCCAGTGTTGTACAGGTTGCCTGTGGGTTATTGCAGGTACTAAGAGTTGACAAGGACGAGTCCTTTGTCATACCCGTAGGACAGCTTTCCCCAGCAGTAGAAATTTTTAAAGCACTGTAGCC
It contains:
- the LOC127679356 gene encoding histone H2A.J; its protein translation is MSGRGKQGGKVRAKAKSRSSRAGLQFPVGRVHRLLRKGNYAERVGAGAPVYLAAVLEYLTAEILELAGNAARDNKKTRIIPRHLQLAIRNDEELNKLLGRVTIAQGGVLPNIQAVLLPKKTESQKVKNK